From the genome of Bradyrhizobium sp. ORS 278:
CGTGACGAAGAAGGCGGCAACGAGATAGGCCACGCAGATGCCGAGCGTGATCGGCGAGTTGAGGATCCGCGACATCCGCTTGGCGCCGCCCAGCGCACACCAGGCGCCGAATACGAACAGCAGCTGCCAGGCGAACGGATTGAAGGCCCAGAACCCGTTGGGATAGGCGGACAGATAGAGATCAAGCTCCCAAGTGACCGCGTACAGAACAACCGACAGCCCCAAGGTGAAATCCGGGCGCCAACGCATCAGCGCCAGGATCAGCGGCAGGAACAGCATCAGCACGATGTAGAGCGGCAGCACGTCCATGTTGACGGGCCGGAAGCGCAGGATGAGCGCCTGAACAATCGTGACGTCCGGCTGCTTCAGGAAGTCCATGATCCCCATCTCTTCGGTGTAGAGCGGGTTCTCGAAGCTGGTCGCGACGTAGGAGATCTCGGCGAGGAAGATCGTGAACAGGAAGACGTGGGCGACGTAGATCTGCCAGACGCGGCGCAGGATGCGCGCGGTGGCGACGATGAAGCCGGCGTCCTCCATCGCCCGTCCATAGACGAACGCCGCGGTGTAGCCGGAGATGAAGATGAAGATCTCGGTGGCGTCGGAGAAGCCGTAGTTCCGGATCGTGAACCAGGTCAGGATGTTCGGCGGCAGGTGATCGATGAAGATCAGCCACAGAGCGAGCCCGCGGAACAGGTCGAGCCTGAGCTCGCGCTCGCCGACGGCGGGGAAGCTGATCTTGGACGCAGTCGCCTTGCTGGCGGGCGCAGCAGGGCTCGCCGCCGCGGCCGACTCGGCGCCCGGCGCGGGCGCTGCAGTGGCTCCGGGGACAGACGGTCCGGCAAGGCGATCGGCAATCGACGTCATCAGTCACCACGTCAAGGCTGCCTGCCCCTCGAGGCCCGGCAGGTGAAATGTAGGGCTGCGCAATTTTTGCGCAAGCGATGAAGGACTTATCCGCGGGGCCGTGCCCAGTTTTTCGGCCCTCGCGGGCGGCACCCAACCATCGCATGACGCGCAACCAGAGGATGGCTCGCCTGACGCTACCCTTCGCATCGACGAGCTCCGCCCGACACAGGGACAAAAGCGCGCATACGGATGGCAGAGTCCGCGATTCTGGTGCCATAATGCGGAACTGTGTTGAAAGCACGATGGCGTTACGATTGGTTCCGCGACAAGTTTCCGCTAGAATGCACCGATGTACCGTGCCGTGACTCGCCACATCGAAGTGACCGTCGAGCCGAACTTCCTGCCAGAGAAGTCGTCGGTCGCCGATGGCCGCTGGTTCTGGTCCTACACCGTGGTCATCACCAATAGCGGCGCGGAGACGGTACAGCTGCGCAGCCGGCACTGGGTCATCACCGACGGTGCCGGCCGGCAGCAGGAGGTCCGCGGCGAGGGCGTCGTCGGCGAGCAGCCGGTTCTCGCACCGGGCGAGCGCTTCGAATACACCTCCGGCGTCCCGCTCTCCACCGCCTCCGGCTTCATGTCCGGCTCCTACCAGATGGAGAGCGCCAGCGGCGAGCAGTTCGACATCGTGGTGCCTGCGTTCTCGCTGGACAGCCCCGATGGCAAGCGGGTGTTGAACTAGCACGGCGGGAAGCGGTGGCGACTGGCGCACCATGGTGCAATCGCGTCGCCGAATGCGATTCCCGACATTCATTCCCCTCGTCCTCGTTCGGCCTGCCGCACCTGTCGATGACTCCCACCTCCGTCGTCCCGGGCAAGCGTCCGGCAACGCGCCAGCGTTGGCGGATGCGCCGACCCGGGATCCATAGCCACAGGGTTAAGTTTGGCGATGCGCTGGAGCGGCGATCTTGTCTCACCACCACCGCCTGTGGTTATGGGTCCCGGCGCGAGGCCGGGACGACACTGTGGGTGTCAAGCCAGCATACGTCACCCCCACGCACGCGGATGAACTGAGAGTTCGCGATCACGCCGAGCCTCATCGTTCTCGCCGCGCATTCCGCGCCCGAGCTTTATTCGTTCGTCCGCCCTCGTCAGAGTGAGGGCGCAGGGAAGGCCAGGCCTCGGCTGAGGCCTGCGGCCCGCCTGCGAGAAAAAATGCAGGCGGCAGGTACCACAGGTTCAGCCGGATGGACCCGGCCCTCCCTGCGCGATCGGTTTTAACGGCTGCTTCGCGTTCTCCCTGGTGCGCCGGGCTGTCTGGCCACCATACCGCGACAATGCGCTGAAGCGCATTGCGCGGGTGATATCAGCATCGGGATATCAGGACCGCGCGACTTGACCGTGCGTGCACCGCCGTTCGTCCGCGCAGGAGACCCACGCTGCGTCGACACACGCCCATCGCATCCCACTGCCAACGTCTCGTGACGGTCGCGACACGCCCCTCATGCGGCAGCAGGGACGCGCGGAAATCTGCCAGTGATTTGCCCGACGGCACAAGCGATTTTTGAGTCCGACGGAGCAGTGCGACGGGCAATCGAGAGAGCGCGACGACGGCTCGTCCGCGAACTAACAGCCCTAGATTTTTCGCATGCTCGGCCCCGGCGCAGTGCGAATGGAGTGCGCCCTCTCCCCTTGCGGGAGAGGGCATGTAGGACAGCGCGACGAGCTCGGGCGGGTGAGGGGTATGTCTCTGCGAGGATCATTCGCGGAGAGATACCCCTCACCCGATCGCGCAAGTAGATCGAGCGAAGATGCCCTCTCCCGCAAGGGGAGAGGGCGCTGTATCCAACAGCGAACCGCAGAAACCTATCGGTCCGTGACAACAGAACTGAGCGCAGCTCGCTCAGCTCTCAATTCTCGGTCACGCCCGCTTCATGCGGGGTGAACTCATACACCGAGGAGCAGAACTCGCAGGTGACGACGACCTTGTCGTCCTTGACCATGTCGGCGCGGTCCTGCGGCGAAAAGCTCTTCAGCATGTTGGCGACCGCGTCGCGCGAGCAGGAGCAGCGCGCCTGCAGCGGCACGAGGTCGAACACGCGGACGCCGCGCTCGTGGAACAGGCGATACAGCAGCCGTTCGCCGGACAGCGCCGGATCGATCAGCTCGATGTCCTCGATGGTGGCGACCAGCGACTGTCCCTCGACCCAGGCCTCGTCCTCCTCAATCGTGTGCAGTTCGGTGCCCTCCGGCGCATCGCCGGGATGCAGGTCGGCCTGGCGCAGGCGCTCGGGGGCCTGCGGCAGGAACTGCGCCAGCAGGCCGCCGGCGCGCCAGCGGTGCTTGCCGCCGCTCCACTCCTCGCCGACAGCGAGGCGCACACGGGTCGGGATCTGCTCGGAGCGCAGGAAGTATTCGTGCGCGGCCTCCTCAAGACTGCCGCCGGTGAGCGCGACGAGACCCTGATAGCGGCTCATGTCCGGCCCCTGGTCGATGGTCATCGCCAGATGGCCCTTGCCGAGCAGCGCGCCGGAGTCCTTGGCCTGCTCCTTCAGCTCCTGCAGCCGCGCTTCGTCATAGCGCGCATAGGCGCGCAGCCGGTCGGGCGCCTGGAAGTCGACCACCAAAAACGAGACGGGACCGTCGGTCTGCGTCTGCAGGATGAAGCGGCCGTCGAACTTCAGCGCGGAGCCGAGCAGGGTCGTCAGCACGATGGCTTCGCCGAGCAGCTTGCCGACCGGCGCCGGATAGGCGTGCTTGGTGAGGATGTCGTCGAGCGCCGGCCCCATCCGGGTGAGCCGGCCGCGCAGATCCAGCGCCGCGACCTCGAACGGCAGCACGGCGTCGTCCACCGGCACAGCCGAGGGCGCGCGGCTGGTGTCGAGGTTGATGTTGGTGTCGGGGGGATTGGCTGTCATGGGGCGTATTTGGGGATGGCGCGGGCAAAGGGAAAGGGGCTTGGGAACTAGCGCATATAGCGGGCTCCGTATACCGTCTTGGGGAAGGGATAGGCCGCATCGGAGGCTGGGTGATGTCAGACACACCGCATCATCGACCGACCGGCAAGCGCATCCGTACTTTCGCGAAAGCGATGCGCCGGGAGCCGACTGATGCCGAAGCCGCAATGTGGCGGCTGCTGCGCGGCCGGCGACTGTCAGAGTTCAAGTTTCGCCGACAGGTGCCGTTCCGAAACTACATCCTGGACTTCGTCTGCTTCGAGCAGCGGCTGGTGATCGAGATCGATGGCAGCCAGCATGCGGATGCCACGGGTGATCGGACGAGAGACGAGGTGCTTGCTGGCGAAGGATTCAAAGTGGCTCGATACTGGAACAATGATGTCCTTCAAAAACGAACGGCTGTTCTCGAGGACATCCTCGCAAAGTTGAGCGAGAGGAGAGAGATCCCTCACCCGGCATGATCGAGCTAAGCTCGATCATGCCACCCTCTCCCCTTGTGGGAGAGGGTGCAGCGAGCAAGCCGGGCGAAATTGGACAAACATTCAATTCGCCGACGAACGCGATCCAACAATCAGCCCTGACAGTGCCCGCGACTGCGCCCTCTCCCCTTGTGGGAGAGGGCTACACCGGCATGAGCTACAAACTCACTCGGGTGAGGGGTTCGTGCCACAAACTTGGGCCTGCGCCCGGGGCAACCCCTCACCCGGTTTCCATGCTGCGCATGGAAACCACCCTCTCCCACAAGGGGAGAGGGTGCACCGATTGCTGGGCTTCGGGCTTCCTTTGCAACTAGCGCCTTAGTGGCGACTACGCCCTCTCGCCGAAGCACCAGGCCAAAATGCCCTTCTGGGCGTGCAGGCGGTTTTCGGCTTCGTCGAAGACGACGGACTGCGGGCCGTCGATGACCTCGTCGGTGACCTCCTCGCCGCGGTGGGCGGGGAGGCAGTGCATGAAGAGGGCCTCGGGCTTCGCCAAGGACATCAGCTTGGCGTTGACCTGATAGGGCTTCAACAGATTGTGGCGGTGCTCGCCGTCCTTGTCGCCCATCGAGACCCAGGTGTCGGTGATGACGCAATCGGCGTTTTTCACCGCGCCCTCTGGGTCGTGACCGAGATGAATGTCGGCGCGGGTGGCGCGGATGAAATCCTTCATCGGCTTGCCGGGCGAGAGCTGCGGCGGCGTGGCGACGTTGAGGCGGAACTTGAAGCGCTCGGCGGCGTGGGCCCAGGAGGCCAGCACGTTGTTGTCGTCGCCGGTCCAGGCCACGGTGCGGCCCTCGATCGAGCCGCGATGCTCCTCGAAGGTCATGACGTCGGCCATCACCTGGCAGGGATGCGAGCGCCGCGTCAGGCCGTTGATGACCGGCACGGTGGCGTGCGCGGCGAGCTCGAGCAGCGCCTCGTGGCTGAGGATGCGGATCATGATCGCATCGACATAGCGCGACAGTACGCGCGCGGTGTCGGCGATGGTCTCGCCGCGGCCGAGCTGCATCTCGGTGCCGGTCAGCATGATCGCCTCGCCGCCGAGCTGGCGCATGCCGACATCGAACGACACGCGCGTGCGGGTCGACGGCTTGTCGAAGATCATCGCCAGCACCTTGCCTTCGAGCGGCTTCCTCGACGGCTCGTTGGATTTCAGCGTCTGCTTCATCCGGCTGGACAGCGCCAGCATGTTGCGCAGCTCCTCGACCGGCATCTCGGTGAGATCGAGGAAGTGACGCGGCGGGTTGCCCATAGTCTTGCTCATGATGCGGCCGCCTGCCTGGCAGGACCGCCCGACAGCGCCGTGCAAGCGCGATCGAGCATCTCGACCGACTGTTCGATTTCGGACTCGTTCACGATCAGAGGCGGCAGGAAGCGCACCACATTGTCGCCGGCGCCGACCGTCAGCAGCTTCTGGTCACGCAGCGCCGCCACCAGATCACCGGACGGCACCACCGCCTTGACGCCGATCAAGAGACCCTCGCCGCGGATTTCCGCGATGATATCAGGATGACGATCCTTCACCGCCGCAAGCTTCTGCTTCAACAGCAGCGACATCTTGCGCACATGATCGAAGAAGCCGGGCGCCAGCATCACGTCGAGCACCGCATTGGCCGCCGACACCGCCAGCGGATTGCCACCGAAGGTCGAGCCGTGCGAGCCCGGCGTCATGCCCGAGGCCGCCTCGGCCGTCGCCAGCACCGCGCCGATCGGGAAGCCGCCGCCCAGCGCCTTGGCGAGCGACATGACGTCAGGCGTGACGCCGAGCCAGCGATGCGCGAACAGGTCGCCGGTGCGGCCCATGCCGGTCTGCACCTCGTCGATGACGAGCAACAAGCCGTTGTCGTCGCAGAGCTGGCGCAGCGCCTTGTAGAACGTGAGCGGCGCGGTGCGCACGCCGCCTTCGCCCTGCACCGGCTCGACCAGGATGCCGGCGGTGTGCGGACCGATCGCCTTCTTCACCGCCTCGATGTCGCCGAATGGAACCTGGTCGAAGCCGTCCATCGGCGGGCCGAAGCCGTCGAGATATTTCGCGGAACCGGTGGCGGCGAGCGTTGCCAGCGTGCGGCCGTGGAACGCGCCTTCGAACGTGATGATGCGGTAACGCTCGGGATGCCCCTTGGATGCGTGATATTTGCGCGTGATCTTGATCGCGCCTTCCATCGCCTCGGCGCCGGAATTGGCGAAGAACACGTAGTCGGCGAAGCTCTGCTCACAGAGCCTGGCGGCAAGGCGCTCGCCATCCGGACTCTTGAACAGGTTCGACATGTGCCACAGCTTCGTCGCCTGCTCCTGCAGCGCCTTGACGAGATGCGGATGCGCATGGCCGAGCGAGTTGACGGCGACGCCGGAGGTGAAGTCGAGATAGCGATCACCATTGGCCGCGATCAGCCACGCGCCCTCGCCGCGCTCGAACGACAAATCGACCCGGGCGAATACGGGGAGAAGATGCGTAGCAGCAACACTCGTCATGACAATCACATGAGTTGACGGGCTGGCCGAGACACGCGCCATGCGGCGTCATCGCGCATCAGGGACCCCACCCTGGAAAACAAAATGTGCCGCCTTTTCAAGGCGGCACGTGCACCTATTGTATGCGGGCGGCCGTGGGAGTCAACTACGCGTCGCCGATCCAATGGGCGCCGGTCCGTGAGATTGCGGGCGCATGACACAGCTCAAAACATGCAACACGGAACCCCGGAATGTGTGGACGGTGGTTACCGACTCTTGCGCGGGAGTCACGCCATATTGTAGCGTTTTCAGCGTCGAGTACGACATCTCGTGCGGCAGTTCTGATCCCTCTTTGAGTTTCCTCGTTCGCGTAACGTCCGGGTGCTTCACGCGCTCCCGGCGAGGGATAAGGGATTCTGCCGTCAGGGATATTCTTGAGACAGATATCGCAGCGCCGTCCCAGAATTGGCCGGCATCCGCGAAGGGAAAGGTTCGATGACGGTATTGACCTGGTCCGACGATCGCGTCGAGCAGCTGAAGAAACTCTGGGAGGCCGGGCTGTCGGCCAGCCAAATCGCCGCGGAACTCGGGAACGTGACGCGCAACGCCGTGATCGGCAAGGTGCACCGGCTGGGCCTGTCCGGCCGCGCCAAGAGCCCCGCGACCGCGGCTCCGCGTCAGCGCAAGGCGGCGGCCCGTCCCGCCCAGCCGATGATGCGGGTGGCGCGTCCGGTGGCGCGCGGCAACACCGCGCTCGCGCAGGTTTTCGAGGTCGAGGCGGAACCAGATCCGGTTGCATTCGATAACGTCGTGCCGATGAACCAGCGGTTGTCGCTGCTGGAACTGAATGAGGCGACCTGCCACTGGCCCGTCGGCGATCCCTCCAGCCCGGACTTCTTCTTCTGCGGCGGCAAGGCGCTTGCCGGACTGCCCTATTGCGCGCAGCATTCGCGCGTCGCCTATCAGCCGGCGGCCGACCGCCGCCGCCAGCCGTCGAAGTCGCCGACGCGCTGAGGCGCGCGCGCCGCGGCAACTAACAACTGACGAGAAAGGCCCGGCCCGCGCCGGGCCTTTTGCATTCTGGATCATGTCAGGAGGCGCGGGCCGGCCGCGACTGCGGGAAGCAGGCGGTGAAGGCCGCGCCGTTGCGCGGCACGCTCTCGATCAACAGCCGGCCGCGATGGCGGTTCAGGATGTGCTTCACCAGCGCGAGGCCAAGGCCGGTTCCGCCCTGCGCGCGGCTGTCGCCGACATCGACGCGGTAGAACCGCTCGGTCAGGCGCGGCAGATGCTCGGGCGCGATGCCCGGGCCGAAATCGCGCACCTTCACCCGGATCTCCGGCGCGTTCTCGGCCGAGACGGCGTGCTCCAGCGACACGATCACCCGGCCACCGGACGCGCCGTATTTCAGCGCGTTCTCGATCAGGTTCTCGAACACCCGCAACAATTCCTCGCGGTCGCCGGCGATGGTGACGGGCGTCTCCGGCAGGCTGGTCTCGATCACCACCTGGCGTTCGCGCGCCAGGGATTCGAGGCCGTCGGTGACCTGGCGGATGATGGGAACGACATCGACCAGCGTGTCGGGACGGACATGCGCCGACAACTCGACGCGCGACAGCGACAGGAGATCGTCGATCAACCGCGCCATGCGCGTCGCCTGGGTGTGCATGATCCCGAGGAAGCGCTCGCGCGCCTTGGGATCATCCTTGGCCGGGCCCTGCAGGGTGTCGATGAAGCCGGACAGAGCGGCGAGCGGCGTACGCAGCTCATGGCTGGCATTGGCGACGAAATCGGCACGCATCTCCTCGACCCGCCGCAGCGGCGTCAGGTCGCGGAACGTCATCAGCATGCACTTGTCGGTGCCGCCGAAGGCCGTGGGCACCGGCACCGGCGTGATGATCAGCTCCATCCAGCGATCGACCGGCACGTGGTCGTGATAGCTGGCGCGGCGGATCTCGGTGGTGGCGATCGCCTCGCGCAGCGCGGTGATGATCTCCGGCGTGCGTAGCGCGAACTGGGCGAGCTCGCCCTTGCGCAAGGCGGGCGCGAGCTGGGCCGCGGCGGCATTGAGGTGGATCACGCGGCCGGCGCGGTCGAGCAGCACGGCGGGATCGGGGATGCCATCGACCACAGCGCTGACCGCCGGCGACTCCACCGGATTGGCGAGCCGCTCGTCCTCGCGCTTGGCCACCGCGCTGTGTAACCGCCATGGCACCAGGGCCGCGGCCGCGATGCAGAGGAATGCAGCGAGGGCGCGCAGCGGCAGCAGCTCGTCGAGCAGCACCAAGCCGGCCAGCGCCAGCGCGGCCGCCAGCAGGATGATGGCGGCGTGCCGCAGGCGGTCCGGCCACGGCGCAAAGATGGTCACCGGGGATTGGGAGGGAGCATCGAGCGCCATGGCGGCCTAGTCAGCTCCCCTGATCGGGTCAGGCACCGGAATCGCTGCGTTTCCTTGCAAAAGCGGCCTCGGGCGGAGGACCAGGATCGAGGCTGAGCGCCGCCTGGCGCAACCGTTTCGACCGCGCGCTGATGATGACCTCACGAAACGTCAGCAAGATTACAGAAATGAGAAACGGCGCCAAATAATACAGCATCCGGAACAGCAACATTCCGGCGAGCAGCTCCTCGCGGTCCATCTGCCAGAGGCCGACCAGCATCGCCGCGTCGAACACGCCGAGCCCGCCCGGCGAATGGCTGGCGAAGCCGAGCAGGGTCGCCGAGACGAAGATGACGGCGACGACGACGAAGCCGAGATTGGGCTCGTCCGGCACCAGCACGTACATCGCCAGCGCGCAGAAGCCGAGATCGACAATGCCGATCGCGATCTGCAGCAGAGTCAGCGGGCCGCCCGGCAGCACCACGGTCCACGGCCCGCGCCCGACCACGCGCGGCTTGGTCCACACCCAGGCGACATAGCCCATCAGGCCGATCAGGATGGCGATCGCCGCCATGCGGTTGACCGATGGCGGAAGCTGGTCGATCGAGGCCGCAGCCTCCGGATGATAGCTGATGCCGAGCCCGAGCACGGCGGCGTTGCCCAGCCAGAAGGTGAGACCGGCGAGGAAGCAGATCTTGGCGACGTCGATCGCATTCAACCCATGGGCCGAGTAGATGCGGTAGCGCACCGCGCCGCCGGTGAACACGCTGGCGCCGACATTGTGGCCGATCGAATAGCTGGTGAAGGCGGCCAGCGCATTGACGCGGTAGGGCACGTGGTCGTGGCCGATCGTGCGCACGGCGAACAGATCGTAGAAGGTCAGCGTGAAATAGCCGGCGGCGACGAACAGGGCGGCGAGTGCGATCTGATGCGGCTCGGTGCTCTTGATCGCTTCCAGCACCTCATAGGTGTCGATGCCGCGCAGCATGTGGTAGAGGACGTAGCAGGCGACCGCGATGACCGCGACGCTGATCAGCACGCCGAGCTTGTGCAGCACTTGCTTCTCGCGCAGAAACGTGGCCGCTCTGCGTATGGCTTCAAGCATCGACACCTCTCACCGTGATCCGATCACGACGGCCGGGGACCGGGCGCCCTGGAGGTCGCCATGTCATGTGCGCATACAACGCCCTGGTAGCGCGTTTCGGCGCATTGGGGAACACAGGGCCTGTGAACGGAGCGTACACCTGGGCATACTTAGCAGGCTTCGCGAAAAGGCGATGCACCGTTTTGCCGCACATGGGGCAGAACCTGAACGCTGACATGGGGCCGAATGTGGTCCCGTTCAACCTGCGCGCCCCGGGTTAAACTTCGGTGAGGAGCGGCCTTCCCCGCAATTTCCGGGGGGCCTGTGTGACGACGACGGCGCATGATGCAACGATATGCGCGCGCTGCTGCTTTGACAGGCCACGCTGCTGTCAAACCTTCGTGTCTGGTGCTGCGGCGCAATCACGCCGCCGAGCGCTGGCGCATGCTTCGCATGACCACCAGGGCGCGCAACCAGCTGCCGATCGCGCAGCCGATGAGATAGGGCACGAACAGGATCAGCAGCAGCTCCAGCCAATAGCCGGCCCGGCCAGGCACCAGGCACGCCAGCGCGGTCGCCACCAGCGCTGCCGCGAGCGCCGCCAGCAGCCAGGTCAGCCAGCCCGAGACACTCGGGGCGCGATGCACCACGGCAACCCAGCCCATCGCCAGTCCGATGGCGAAGGCGCCAGCCAGCCAGGCCCAGTGGAAGGCAACGAAATACGCCATGACGTCACCTCACCACGAATTCGATGCGCCGGTTCTGCGTCCGGCCCTCGGCGGTATCATTTGAAGCTATGGGCTGCGTGCTGCCATAGCCGATCGGCGTGAAGCGGTCGGCCGGCAACCCGGCCTTGACCAGATAATCAGCCACGGCCTGGGCGCGCTTCTGAGAGAGCACTTGATTGGCGGCTGAATCGCCCTCGGCGTCGGTGTGGCCGATGATGTCGACATTGGCGGTCGGACAGCGGAAGGCGATCTCGACCAGGCGGTCGAGCAGGCCGGTGGAGTCGCGGTCGAGGTCGCTGCGGCCGGTCTCGAAGCGGATCTTGGCCTTGCCGAGCAGGTCCGAGAACAGCTGCTGGCAGACGGTCGGATCGACCGGCGCCGCGGCCGGCTTGACCGTGATCTCGGCCTTCACCTGCCAGCCCTGCGGCACGTCCTTGGCGAGCCCTGTCCGGATCTGGGCGGCCGCCGCGTCATACAGCGCGTCGCCGGAGATCTTGATGTCGCGGTCCGACACCACCAGCGTGCCGGTCGAGAGCCGCGACAGCGCGCCGAGCGCCGGCACCACGGCGTTGACGAAATTGGCCGGCGCACCGACGCTGTTCTTGAGATTGTCGACGACCTTCTCGCTGAAGAATTTGCGCGACGACGAGCCGACCACGACCGCATGGATGTTCTCGTCGGGGACGTTGCCCGACAAGGTCACCGTGACAGCCACCGGATCCTTGTAGGCCTGGAAGATGTAGGGCGGCGCCCTGACCTCGTTGCTCGCCACCTTGAAGCCGTCCGGCAGCTTGGCCAGCGCAGTTGCGAGCGCCTCGCGGCCGCCGAGCTCGCGCGCCATGCCGGTCAGCGTGACATCGCCATCGGAGATCGTGAACTTGCCGTCCTTGAGCTTGCCGATCTGCCCGATCAGGAGCAGCGCGGCGTCCTCGAAGCGCGGCGGCGCGCCGCGCGCCAGCCCCATCTGATCGGCCACTTCGACGCCCGGCAGCGCCGCGCGCGTCGCCTCGACCAACCTGCCCTTCAGCGCCGGCAGCGGCGCATTGCCGCCGAGCGTCACCCGGACGACATCGCGCTCGGCCGACCACACAAACGGCTTGGCCTCGGGCACCAGCCTGGTCTGGTCGTTGACGAGACGCACGCCGGCCACCGCATCGACGGCGGCCACGGCGTCACGGCGGCCGGCCTCGGAGAACGCGTCGGCCCGCAGCGACACGTCACGACCATCCACGGCAATGCTCGTCTTGTCGAGCACGGCCCCCTTGAGCGCGGCCGAACTGCGGCTTGCCAGATCATTCTCGAGCGGAACGGTGCTGGTCCAGGCGGCAAAGCCCCAAAGCACGATCAGCGGGATGACGCCGGGCCACCATTTGCCGCTCCACCTGAAAAGTCCGCGCATTCGTCATCCGTCGCATCGAGGAAGCAGAGAGAAAACAAACCCTTGCAGGCCTGTCAAACCGGAAATGAAGAGCGCCGCAACGGGCCGTTGCGTGTCCCGGGCTAAGGTTTTCTTCAATCATTCGTCGGTAACCTTGTCCCGACAGTCACCGGGCCGCTTATTTCAGATGAGGCGATTTCGCAAAACCTTTATCCGCGCCGGCCTGGAAGCGCTGTATCTCAGCGGAGCCCATGTCTGGCTGCGACCGATGTTCTCGGGCGTCGGCGCCATCTACACGCTGCACCATGTGCGGCCGCCGCGCGACGCCGATTTCCAGCCCAATTGCCACCTCGAGGTCACTCCCGACTTCCTGCGCGAAATGTTGTCGCACCTGCGCGACAACGACATCGACATCATCACGCTCGACGAGATGCATCACCGCCTGGTGGAGCGGAATTTCGCCCGCCGTTTTGCCTGCTTCACTTTCGACGACGGCTATCGCGACAACCGCGATTTCGCGCTTCCGGTCATGCGCGCGTTCGGCGCGCCGTTCACGATCTACGTGACGACCGATTTCGCCGGGGGTCGCGGGCGGCTGTGGTGGGTCACGCTCGAACGCATTGTGGCCAAGGCAGAGATGATCGAGGTCCAGATTGGCAGGCTCGCCTTGCGGCTCGACGCCTCGACCCCGGCCGCGAAATGCGTCACCTTCCAGCGCCTGCACGATTGGCTGCGCTCGCTGCCCGGCGACCACGACGTCCAACGCGAGATCAGCGCGCTGTGCGCGTGTCATGGCATTGACGAAACGTCGATCTGCCCGGAGCTCTGCATGTCCTGGGACGAATTGCGGTCCCTCGCGGCCGAGCCGCTGGTTTCTATCGGAGCGCATTCGATCAGTCACTGCAATCTCGCCAAGCAGACCGAGGAGACCGCCCGGGTCGAGATCGTCGACAGCCGCACTCGGATCGAGGCGGAGTTGCAGCGCCCGGTGCTGCACATGGCCTATCCGTATGGCGACCGCGCCGCTGCGTCCCAGCGCGAGTTCGTGCTGGCGGCAGCGGGCGGCTACAAGACGGCCGTCACGACGCGCCCCGGCATGATCTTCGCCGAGAGTGCGGAGCATCTCACCGCGCTGTCGCGTGTCTCACTCAACGGCCATTACCAGGATGCCCGCGTGCTGCCGGTGCTGACCTCCGGCGCCGCGACCGCGATGTGGAACGGCTTCCGCCGCATCGACGCGGCGTGAGCCCCTGCCCGACCAACGTCCCGCTGCAGTTGAACCGCGCCGCATTCATGCGGCTGCGTCTCACTTGACAGCGCCGGCGCCTCCCGCTCACAAGCGCCATCGACAACAACGGGAGGCATCATGCTCAAGAATTTGTTCTCGCTCGACGGGCGCGTCGCGCTCGTGACCGGCGGCTCGCGCGGCATCG
Proteins encoded in this window:
- a CDS encoding OpgC domain-containing protein, which encodes MTSIADRLAGPSVPGATAAPAPGAESAAAASPAAPASKATASKISFPAVGERELRLDLFRGLALWLIFIDHLPPNILTWFTIRNYGFSDATEIFIFISGYTAAFVYGRAMEDAGFIVATARILRRVWQIYVAHVFLFTIFLAEISYVATSFENPLYTEEMGIMDFLKQPDVTIVQALILRFRPVNMDVLPLYIVLMLFLPLILALMRWRPDFTLGLSVVLYAVTWELDLYLSAYPNGFWAFNPFAWQLLFVFGAWCALGGAKRMSRILNSPITLGICVAYLVAAFFVTLTWYIPQLGHLMPRLIEQWMYPIDKTDLDVLRFAHFLALAALTVHYLPKDWPLLKSRWLRPLIVCGQHSLEIFCLGVFLAFAGHFVLAEVSGGAMMHAMISLCGILAMWGVASLISWYKREADKGAARKGVRANADLAGGG
- a CDS encoding aspartate aminotransferase family protein produces the protein MTSVAATHLLPVFARVDLSFERGEGAWLIAANGDRYLDFTSGVAVNSLGHAHPHLVKALQEQATKLWHMSNLFKSPDGERLAARLCEQSFADYVFFANSGAEAMEGAIKITRKYHASKGHPERYRIITFEGAFHGRTLATLAATGSAKYLDGFGPPMDGFDQVPFGDIEAVKKAIGPHTAGILVEPVQGEGGVRTAPLTFYKALRQLCDDNGLLLVIDEVQTGMGRTGDLFAHRWLGVTPDVMSLAKALGGGFPIGAVLATAEAASGMTPGSHGSTFGGNPLAVSAANAVLDVMLAPGFFDHVRKMSLLLKQKLAAVKDRHPDIIAEIRGEGLLIGVKAVVPSGDLVAALRDQKLLTVGAGDNVVRFLPPLIVNESEIEQSVEMLDRACTALSGGPARQAAAS
- the apaG gene encoding Co2+/Mg2+ efflux protein ApaG; translation: MYRAVTRHIEVTVEPNFLPEKSSVADGRWFWSYTVVITNSGAETVQLRSRHWVITDGAGRQQEVRGEGVVGEQPVLAPGERFEYTSGVPLSTASGFMSGSYQMESASGEQFDIVVPAFSLDSPDGKRVLN
- a CDS encoding Hsp33 family molecular chaperone, with the translated sequence MTANPPDTNINLDTSRAPSAVPVDDAVLPFEVAALDLRGRLTRMGPALDDILTKHAYPAPVGKLLGEAIVLTTLLGSALKFDGRFILQTQTDGPVSFLVVDFQAPDRLRAYARYDEARLQELKEQAKDSGALLGKGHLAMTIDQGPDMSRYQGLVALTGGSLEEAAHEYFLRSEQIPTRVRLAVGEEWSGGKHRWRAGGLLAQFLPQAPERLRQADLHPGDAPEGTELHTIEEDEAWVEGQSLVATIEDIELIDPALSGERLLYRLFHERGVRVFDLVPLQARCSCSRDAVANMLKSFSPQDRADMVKDDKVVVTCEFCSSVYEFTPHEAGVTEN
- a CDS encoding endonuclease domain-containing protein, whose translation is MSDTPHHRPTGKRIRTFAKAMRREPTDAEAAMWRLLRGRRLSEFKFRRQVPFRNYILDFVCFEQRLVIEIDGSQHADATGDRTRDEVLAGEGFKVARYWNNDVLQKRTAVLEDILAKLSERREIPHPA
- the argF gene encoding ornithine carbamoyltransferase, with product MGNPPRHFLDLTEMPVEELRNMLALSSRMKQTLKSNEPSRKPLEGKVLAMIFDKPSTRTRVSFDVGMRQLGGEAIMLTGTEMQLGRGETIADTARVLSRYVDAIMIRILSHEALLELAAHATVPVINGLTRRSHPCQVMADVMTFEEHRGSIEGRTVAWTGDDNNVLASWAHAAERFKFRLNVATPPQLSPGKPMKDFIRATRADIHLGHDPEGAVKNADCVITDTWVSMGDKDGEHRHNLLKPYQVNAKLMSLAKPEALFMHCLPAHRGEEVTDEVIDGPQSVVFDEAENRLHAQKGILAWCFGERA
- a CDS encoding GcrA family cell cycle regulator — its product is MTVLTWSDDRVEQLKKLWEAGLSASQIAAELGNVTRNAVIGKVHRLGLSGRAKSPATAAPRQRKAAARPAQPMMRVARPVARGNTALAQVFEVEAEPDPVAFDNVVPMNQRLSLLELNEATCHWPVGDPSSPDFFFCGGKALAGLPYCAQHSRVAYQPAADRRRQPSKSPTR